One region of Flavobacterium lipolyticum genomic DNA includes:
- a CDS encoding non-ribosomal peptide synthetase, whose protein sequence is MKIKEIYALNPLQEGIFFRWQISENEYFEQSCYHIYGKVEVELLQKTFDFLVSRHDTLRTCFNNTTVNDILQVVLDSVPSGFYYRDESANENFSLENFKKSDRDKGFNLYKGSQIRLTVIKLRENVFEFIWSYHHIILDGWSIELLIKDFFYAYKCLLAGQEIKLPAPPSYSAYSKWLMELDKKSIAAYWEEYLSGFETNTGIPFFNPENQNRQDMEVKVLHTLSGKNKGTVTALCRELGITENIFFQTIWGILLAKYNDTDDVVFGSVVSGRPSEVDRIEEMLGLFINTIPVRIKFNAEETIKNILIDTQKEAIRSIPNHYIQLAEIQSNSNLGQQLFDTLVVYENYPSQEYAEDELINSAQDTLEVVAVEAFEKTNYNFSLAIVPGIDTVLRFTYNAQKYSSEFIENLKKSFEYLYIQVLNNPDSLFSEIDLVAGEERNKLFFDFNRETFDITANHTIIGYFSKQVLKNPNKTAVKYKEESLSYQELDEKSNKLAHYLIQNYDIKEHDFVAVALERSEMLIVTILAIFKLGAVYVPIDIHFPEERKKIIVESSQCVVVVNEDTIKEFENSTQNETAINREIELSQIAYAIYTSGSTGKPKGVMVTHRNFSVLLANCRKKFGTDGKTHFPVLASNSFDIFFFEAFYPLTIGGTITILNSETIQDLTLLSKEIEKINGFHAVPVLMRQLLDYSIDFGIADRFSQVTNVFMGGEVSSNETLEDLSKTFPNASIHVLYGPTEGTIFITGQTYLQKQKSYNPQLIGIPNKGSKIYLLDTANNLVPIGVPGEICIAGEQVANGYVNDEGLERDVFMTDFFSRKKLYKTGDLARWHFNGVIEFIGRKDSQIKLNGYRIELGEIEAALREQETIKKAIVLVDNQKDDQKRIVAFYTGAAELDEKSLKKQLQQKLPSYMIPSKIIWVETFPVLINGKTNVKALLTLGQQTSKSEQYILPKTELEAKILNIWKAILCNENIGIQDNFFEIGGNSISLMKMVRLINKELDINLKVLNAFKCGNIEALTHHITQDIEPGLEKVNEKNSKSVDVANQTLSILKKKQQIN, encoded by the coding sequence ATGAAAATAAAAGAAATATATGCACTGAATCCTTTACAGGAAGGAATTTTTTTTCGCTGGCAAATATCAGAAAATGAATATTTTGAACAATCCTGTTACCACATCTATGGGAAAGTTGAGGTGGAGTTGTTACAGAAAACATTTGATTTTTTGGTGTCAAGACACGATACCCTAAGAACCTGTTTTAACAACACTACCGTAAATGATATTTTGCAAGTGGTACTGGACAGTGTTCCTTCCGGTTTTTATTACCGGGACGAGAGCGCCAATGAAAATTTTTCTTTGGAGAATTTTAAAAAATCAGACAGAGACAAAGGATTTAATCTTTACAAAGGCTCACAAATAAGATTAACTGTTATTAAGCTACGGGAAAATGTATTTGAGTTTATCTGGAGTTACCATCACATTATTTTAGACGGTTGGAGTATTGAACTTTTAATAAAAGATTTTTTTTACGCCTATAAATGTTTATTGGCAGGTCAGGAGATTAAGCTACCTGCACCGCCAAGTTATTCAGCCTACAGCAAGTGGCTGATGGAACTTGATAAAAAAAGTATAGCGGCTTATTGGGAGGAATATCTTTCCGGATTTGAAACTAATACCGGAATACCATTTTTTAACCCGGAAAATCAAAATCGTCAGGATATGGAAGTTAAAGTACTTCATACGCTATCCGGAAAAAATAAAGGGACTGTTACAGCACTCTGTCGGGAATTAGGAATTACCGAAAATATCTTTTTTCAAACCATTTGGGGAATACTGCTTGCCAAATACAATGATACCGATGATGTCGTTTTTGGGAGTGTAGTGTCAGGCAGACCTTCAGAAGTAGATCGAATTGAGGAAATGTTGGGGCTCTTTATTAATACGATTCCCGTAAGGATAAAATTCAATGCAGAAGAAACGATAAAGAATATCCTGATCGATACCCAAAAAGAAGCCATAAGAAGTATCCCAAATCATTATATTCAACTGGCAGAAATACAATCCAATAGTAATCTGGGACAGCAGTTGTTTGATACTTTGGTGGTTTATGAAAATTATCCTTCACAGGAGTATGCAGAAGATGAGTTGATTAATTCGGCTCAGGACACTTTAGAAGTAGTAGCGGTAGAAGCATTTGAAAAAACAAATTATAATTTTTCACTGGCTATAGTTCCGGGGATTGATACCGTGTTAAGGTTTACCTATAATGCTCAAAAATACAGTTCGGAATTTATAGAAAACTTAAAAAAATCTTTTGAGTACCTCTACATTCAGGTTCTCAATAATCCCGACAGTTTATTTTCTGAAATTGATTTAGTTGCAGGAGAAGAAAGAAACAAATTATTTTTTGATTTCAACAGAGAGACTTTTGATATTACAGCAAACCATACGATCATCGGATATTTTTCTAAACAAGTCTTAAAAAATCCAAATAAAACGGCTGTAAAGTATAAGGAAGAATCTCTTAGCTATCAGGAATTAGATGAAAAAAGTAATAAACTGGCACATTATCTCATTCAGAATTATGATATAAAAGAGCACGATTTTGTTGCAGTCGCATTAGAAAGATCAGAAATGTTAATCGTAACTATTTTGGCCATTTTTAAATTGGGTGCCGTTTATGTTCCAATTGACATTCATTTTCCGGAAGAAAGAAAAAAAATCATAGTAGAAAGCAGTCAATGTGTAGTAGTAGTCAATGAAGATACGATCAAAGAATTTGAAAACTCTACTCAGAATGAGACTGCTATAAACAGAGAAATAGAACTTTCTCAGATTGCTTATGCGATCTATACCTCAGGGTCTACGGGAAAGCCCAAGGGAGTTATGGTGACACATCGCAATTTCAGTGTGCTTTTGGCCAATTGCAGAAAAAAATTCGGAACAGATGGTAAGACCCATTTCCCGGTTTTAGCGTCAAATTCTTTTGATATTTTTTTCTTCGAAGCTTTTTATCCTTTAACGATAGGGGGGACCATCACGATATTAAATTCTGAGACCATACAAGATCTTACGCTTTTGAGCAAAGAAATTGAAAAGATCAATGGCTTCCACGCTGTACCGGTTTTAATGAGACAGTTATTGGATTATAGTATTGATTTTGGTATTGCAGATCGTTTCTCGCAGGTTACAAACGTATTTATGGGGGGAGAAGTTTCTTCAAACGAAACTTTGGAAGATTTGTCAAAGACATTCCCTAATGCTTCTATTCATGTATTGTACGGACCTACTGAGGGAACCATTTTTATAACGGGACAAACTTATTTACAGAAACAGAAAAGTTACAATCCGCAACTCATAGGAATACCTAACAAAGGTTCAAAAATATACCTGCTGGATACCGCAAATAACCTGGTGCCCATAGGAGTTCCGGGAGAAATTTGTATTGCCGGCGAGCAAGTTGCAAACGGATATGTAAATGATGAAGGCCTTGAAAGAGACGTTTTTATGACTGATTTTTTTTCCAGGAAGAAACTCTATAAAACAGGCGATTTAGCCCGCTGGCATTTTAATGGAGTTATTGAATTCATTGGCCGAAAAGACAGTCAGATTAAATTAAACGGGTATCGTATCGAACTTGGTGAAATTGAAGCGGCACTTCGGGAACAGGAAACCATTAAAAAGGCCATAGTTTTAGTGGACAACCAAAAGGATGATCAGAAAAGAATCGTTGCTTTTTATACGGGAGCTGCAGAACTGGACGAGAAATCATTAAAAAAACAGCTGCAGCAAAAATTGCCGTCGTATATGATTCCTTCAAAGATAATTTGGGTGGAGACCTTTCCAGTGTTGATCAATGGAAAAACAAATGTGAAAGCCTTATTGACTTTAGGACAGCAAACCAGCAAAAGCGAACAATATATTTTGCCTAAAACCGAGTTGGAAGCAAAAATACTAAACATCTGGAAAGCGATCCTGTGTAATGAAAATATTGGCATACAGGATAATTTTTTTGAAATAGGAGGTAATTCCATTTCCCTTATGAAAATGGTACGGCTCATCAACAAAGAATTGGATATAAACTTAAAAGTACTCAATGCATTTAAGTGTGGCAATATCGAGGCACTTACCCATCATATTACACAAGATATAGAGCCTGGTCTTGAGAAAGTGAACGAAAAAAATTCTAAATCGGTTGACGTCGCCAATCAGACCCTGTCAATTTTAAAAAAGAAGCAGCAAATAAATTAA
- a CDS encoding non-ribosomal peptide synthetase, protein MKIKDIYPLTPLQEGIYFHWKLSKSMYFEQSSYKIQAELEINYLKESYDQLIARHDVLRTCFRDNVGEDLLQIVQNEVPSNFTFLDITGNTSETIAAVKEQDIAKSFDLTVGSQMRLTVVKTSENEYELIWSHHHIIMDGWCIGILIGEFFTLYEGLLQGKRNILPKATSYSDYVKWLMKNDKEKSLQYWNHYLEDFQGLSTLPFPKQHTETFSPGEIFYTISGSLREKLAVLCQENGSTENVFFQTIWGILLAKYNNTNDVVFGGVVSGRPAEIHDVANIIGLFINTIPVRISFDDQTTVKQILLQTQEQAIQSLPYHYQAISDIQRSVNNGQSLFDHIIVFENYIAAEVIAESEKTNIKLLEAASYEGENYDFSLAIVPGKDISIRFTFNAKKYDESDITALKNHFEQVVHTIAENFDIPVSEIELLQESEKEAVLSLSGHDMLKEASAEYSLVELFENVVQENQDQIALVYGEEQYSFTGLNGIADQFADFLISEYKVQPGDFIAMQLDRNDWLVIALLGILKAGAVYVPLHINLPQDRVDYILEDSNSSIIIDEEFINRFKVHPKTNTTISKVKISPSDLAYLIYTSGSTGKPKGVLVEHRNICALLVNTKNSFVISQKPVLPLLASNSFDIFLFELFHPLLAGGKVVMVSNDEIKDMEDLSKILRQTNSFHAVPTLMRAVIDHIKTNNTQQSYPHIESIFIGGDKVPVGILEEIREVFTNAVINVLYGPTEGSIFITSESYLPNVKQFPNAVIGQSNACNATYVLDDHLKLCPIYSIGELCISGNQVTRGYLNQEEITAEKFVVNPFKTDEKLYRTGDMVKRLPNGKIEFVGRKDNQVKVRGYRIELEEIENALLSNEYVDFTIAKTITVSGDEKEIVVYLKATKQMDAQELVHFLKGILPSFMIPDYYVQLEEIPLTVNGKVDAKKLPNPLDTNVVRKADYVKPVTETEIKLTEIWQRILDRKAVGIQDNFFHLGGHSLKMIKLSNQIFVNFGMHFNIKEIYIHPTIEEQAAYIDRSLNSYTLTIPQAAIAPSYPLSSSQYRMYNICSIDAQVNRAYNIRIIDIKNEAVNLEFFTQAVYDLIERHEILRTAFVTNENGEPGQTIIPIEKTEPLKIQYLDLRNSETLEKDLQKALIETADISFNLEMPPLMKAALISVKEDKWIISILFHHIIFDGWSTDVFVKELYALYEKYSENSAITLPPLAIQFKDYAAWEQSMITSDAIEADKKYWLKQFEGSLPIVSELGDQKRPNIKTHNGAVHSKVLQGSILKDLNSLCENEEVSRFMVFLAVTNILIYKNTGDQDIITGSPIVNRDYPELFDQIGFYANTIPLRTHLNESASFTATLKQVKENVIKAKEHQKFPLDELIKLLDIKYDAGRNPLFDIIVTAREENNQAADLESYDAIIDAVGNGISAKFDLTFDFLVTDSTLTLTLEYNTDIFSSEKITALLNHLEQILVQVTQNGDQKISAIDCLTAAEKKHLLEELNGHQTAYPKDSSIIELFEKQVALTPEKTALVYKKQKYTYQELNNVANQLANYLEENYQVTGELAAIYLPKNEWQIISILALLKSGCAYVPISADYPQERISYIIKDANAECLIAADLIEDFVQSQADYSSKFESIYAKANDLAYVMYTSGSTGEPKGVLIEQQSVVRLVKNNNFIHLTGEEVLLATGAFSFDASTFEYWGMLLNGGTLVICDENTLLSVRGMNEVVANEKVTMMWFTAGWLHQLVDENLILFKNLKTILCGGDVLSPHHITKLKSTYPELVVVNGYGPTENTTFSITHTIDLPIKTSVSIGVPISNSTVYIMDKNHQLVPKGVIGEICVGGDGLARGYLNNAELTHSKFITNPYKTEERLYKTGDLGRWTHNDTIEFVGRKDNQVKLRGYRIELGEIENILCTHKLIFSSLVVITDGTAAEKKLIAYLVTDEDLESNTLKNWLRTQLPKYMIPNHFVFLREFPLNINGKVDRAKLPEITELETERAAYTEPVTPTEKTLAKIWEAVLEIEKIGLADNFFDLGGHSLKAVKMFHLINNQLEVKLTLSDLFNNPTIESLANEIDNVIWANNEELEDVESENITI, encoded by the coding sequence ATGAAAATTAAAGATATATACCCGTTAACACCATTGCAGGAAGGAATTTATTTCCATTGGAAACTTTCTAAATCAATGTATTTTGAGCAGTCATCTTATAAAATACAAGCTGAATTGGAGATCAATTATCTTAAAGAAAGTTACGATCAGCTGATTGCAAGACATGATGTGCTCAGAACTTGTTTTCGGGATAATGTAGGGGAAGATCTTTTGCAGATTGTACAAAACGAAGTGCCTTCCAACTTTACTTTTCTGGACATTACCGGAAATACAAGCGAAACCATAGCGGCAGTAAAAGAGCAGGATATTGCAAAAAGCTTTGATCTGACTGTAGGTTCACAGATGCGTCTTACCGTTGTAAAAACAAGTGAAAACGAGTATGAATTAATTTGGAGCCATCATCACATTATCATGGACGGGTGGTGTATCGGTATTTTGATTGGTGAATTTTTTACGCTTTATGAAGGTTTACTTCAAGGGAAAAGAAACATTTTACCTAAAGCAACTTCCTATTCAGACTATGTGAAATGGTTGATGAAAAATGACAAAGAAAAATCATTGCAATACTGGAACCATTATCTGGAAGATTTTCAGGGCTTAAGTACGTTACCTTTTCCAAAACAGCATACAGAAACCTTTAGTCCGGGAGAAATTTTTTACACGATTAGCGGAAGTTTAAGAGAAAAACTGGCTGTTTTGTGTCAGGAGAATGGTAGTACCGAAAATGTCTTTTTTCAGACGATTTGGGGAATTTTACTAGCCAAATACAACAATACAAATGATGTGGTTTTTGGTGGAGTAGTATCGGGCAGACCTGCAGAGATTCATGATGTTGCCAATATTATCGGGCTTTTTATCAATACCATTCCGGTAAGGATTTCATTTGACGATCAGACTACCGTAAAGCAAATCTTATTGCAGACGCAGGAGCAGGCCATACAAAGTTTGCCTTATCATTATCAGGCCATTAGTGACATACAGCGCAGCGTAAATAACGGTCAGTCGTTGTTTGATCACATCATTGTTTTTGAAAACTATATAGCTGCCGAAGTGATAGCCGAAAGTGAAAAAACAAATATAAAATTGTTAGAAGCGGCATCTTATGAGGGAGAAAACTATGATTTTTCACTGGCAATTGTACCAGGAAAAGACATCAGTATCCGTTTCACCTTTAACGCCAAAAAATATGATGAAAGTGATATTACAGCGCTTAAAAATCATTTTGAACAAGTCGTACATACTATAGCAGAAAACTTTGATATTCCGGTTTCTGAAATAGAACTTTTGCAAGAATCAGAAAAAGAAGCCGTATTGTCTTTGTCCGGTCATGACATGCTGAAAGAAGCTTCTGCAGAATACAGTTTGGTGGAGTTGTTTGAAAATGTGGTGCAGGAGAATCAGGATCAGATTGCTTTAGTTTATGGGGAAGAGCAGTACAGCTTTACCGGGTTAAATGGAATTGCAGATCAGTTTGCAGACTTTCTTATTTCAGAATATAAAGTACAGCCCGGAGATTTTATTGCCATGCAGCTGGATCGAAATGACTGGCTGGTTATTGCGCTGTTGGGAATCTTAAAAGCCGGTGCTGTATACGTTCCGCTTCATATTAATTTGCCACAGGACAGAGTAGATTACATATTGGAAGATAGTAACAGTTCGATTATTATTGATGAGGAATTTATCAATCGTTTCAAAGTACATCCTAAAACAAATACGACGATCTCAAAGGTCAAAATTTCACCATCCGATTTAGCCTATCTTATTTATACTTCAGGGTCGACAGGAAAACCAAAAGGAGTGCTTGTCGAGCATAGAAACATTTGTGCTTTGCTGGTCAATACAAAAAACAGTTTTGTCATTTCTCAAAAACCTGTACTGCCTTTGCTGGCCTCTAATTCGTTTGATATTTTTCTTTTTGAATTGTTTCATCCCCTGTTGGCAGGAGGAAAAGTCGTGATGGTATCCAATGATGAAATAAAAGACATGGAGGATCTTTCAAAAATTCTCAGACAAACCAATAGTTTTCATGCCGTACCAACGCTGATGCGAGCGGTTATTGATCATATAAAAACGAACAATACCCAGCAATCCTATCCCCATATAGAATCGATTTTTATAGGAGGAGATAAAGTACCTGTTGGGATTCTCGAAGAAATAAGAGAAGTATTTACCAATGCAGTCATAAACGTACTGTACGGTCCAACCGAAGGATCTATTTTTATCACCTCTGAAAGTTACTTGCCTAACGTTAAACAATTTCCAAATGCGGTAATAGGACAAAGTAACGCCTGTAATGCAACTTATGTACTGGACGATCATTTAAAACTATGTCCGATTTACAGCATAGGAGAATTGTGTATTTCCGGAAATCAGGTAACAAGAGGTTATCTGAACCAGGAAGAAATAACTGCCGAAAAGTTTGTGGTAAACCCCTTTAAGACCGATGAAAAGCTGTACAGAACAGGCGATATGGTTAAAAGACTTCCAAATGGCAAAATAGAATTTGTCGGCCGTAAAGACAATCAGGTTAAAGTAAGAGGATACAGAATTGAATTAGAGGAAATAGAAAATGCTCTATTGTCAAATGAATACGTAGATTTTACCATTGCCAAAACCATTACAGTCTCAGGCGACGAGAAAGAAATTGTAGTCTATTTAAAGGCCACAAAACAAATGGATGCACAAGAGCTGGTACATTTTCTGAAAGGAATATTGCCTTCTTTTATGATTCCGGATTATTACGTACAATTAGAGGAGATTCCATTAACGGTAAACGGAAAAGTAGATGCTAAAAAACTACCGAATCCTTTGGATACCAATGTCGTAAGGAAAGCAGATTACGTTAAGCCTGTAACAGAGACCGAAATAAAACTAACCGAAATATGGCAGCGCATTCTGGACCGAAAAGCGGTTGGAATTCAGGACAACTTTTTCCATTTAGGCGGTCATAGTTTAAAAATGATCAAGCTGTCCAATCAGATTTTTGTGAATTTCGGCATGCACTTTAACATAAAAGAAATATATATTCATCCTACTATAGAAGAACAGGCTGCCTATATTGATCGTTCTTTAAACAGCTACACCCTAACAATTCCACAGGCAGCAATAGCACCAAGTTATCCTTTGTCCTCTTCTCAGTATCGAATGTATAATATATGTTCTATAGATGCTCAGGTAAATAGAGCTTATAATATTAGAATAATAGATATTAAAAATGAAGCCGTAAACTTAGAATTTTTTACCCAAGCAGTATACGATTTAATAGAGCGACATGAAATCTTAAGAACCGCTTTTGTTACCAATGAAAATGGTGAACCGGGACAAACCATCATCCCGATCGAAAAAACCGAACCTTTAAAAATTCAATATTTGGATTTGCGTAACAGCGAAACCTTAGAAAAGGATTTACAAAAAGCGCTTATCGAAACAGCTGATATCTCTTTTAATTTAGAAATGCCTCCTCTGATGAAAGCAGCATTGATAAGCGTTAAAGAAGATAAATGGATCATCAGTATTCTTTTTCATCATATCATTTTTGACGGATGGTCAACTGATGTTTTTGTAAAAGAACTGTACGCCTTATATGAAAAGTACAGCGAAAACAGCGCAATTACTTTACCGCCTTTAGCCATACAGTTCAAGGATTATGCAGCCTGGGAGCAAAGTATGATTACAAGTGATGCAATTGAAGCAGATAAAAAGTACTGGCTGAAACAATTTGAAGGCAGTTTGCCAATAGTAAGTGAATTGGGAGATCAAAAAAGACCCAACATCAAAACACATAACGGCGCAGTACACTCAAAAGTTTTGCAAGGTAGTATTTTGAAAGACCTAAACAGCTTATGTGAGAACGAAGAAGTTTCGCGTTTCATGGTCTTTTTAGCCGTAACCAATATTTTAATCTATAAAAATACCGGAGATCAGGATATCATCACAGGAAGTCCAATTGTAAACCGCGACTATCCTGAATTGTTTGATCAGATTGGTTTTTATGCCAATACCATTCCGTTGCGAACCCATTTAAATGAAAGCGCTTCGTTTACAGCAACTTTAAAACAAGTAAAAGAGAATGTAATCAAAGCCAAAGAACATCAAAAATTTCCGCTTGATGAGTTAATTAAACTTTTAGACATTAAATACGATGCCGGCAGAAATCCGTTGTTTGACATCATCGTTACCGCCAGAGAAGAAAACAATCAGGCAGCAGATTTAGAGTCTTATGATGCGATTATTGATGCTGTAGGAAATGGAATCTCTGCCAAATTTGATTTGACGTTCGATTTTTTAGTGACCGATTCGACACTTACCCTAACATTAGAATACAACACTGATATATTCTCTTCAGAAAAAATCACGGCATTGCTTAACCATTTAGAGCAGATATTGGTACAGGTTACCCAAAACGGAGACCAAAAAATAAGTGCGATCGATTGTTTGACAGCAGCAGAGAAAAAACATTTACTGGAAGAATTAAACGGTCATCAAACCGCGTATCCGAAAGATTCATCGATTATCGAATTGTTTGAAAAGCAGGTCGCTCTGACACCCGAAAAAACAGCTCTGGTATACAAAAAACAAAAGTACACCTATCAGGAACTCAATAATGTTGCCAATCAGCTGGCCAATTATCTGGAAGAAAATTACCAAGTAACAGGAGAATTGGCGGCCATTTATTTGCCAAAAAATGAATGGCAGATCATAAGCATTTTAGCCTTGTTAAAATCGGGTTGTGCTTACGTACCCATTTCGGCCGATTATCCGCAGGAACGAATCAGTTACATCATTAAAGATGCGAATGCCGAATGCCTGATTGCGGCGGATCTAATCGAAGATTTTGTACAATCACAGGCCGATTATTCGTCTAAGTTTGAAAGCATTTATGCGAAAGCAAACGATCTGGCTTATGTCATGTACACCTCCGGTTCTACCGGAGAGCCAAAAGGCGTTTTAATAGAACAGCAAAGCGTTGTCAGGCTAGTCAAAAACAACAATTTCATACACCTTACCGGAGAAGAAGTATTACTGGCTACAGGAGCTTTTTCGTTTGATGCCAGTACTTTCGAGTATTGGGGAATGCTTTTAAACGGAGGAACTCTGGTCATTTGCGACGAAAATACACTATTGTCTGTAAGAGGGATGAACGAGGTGGTTGCAAACGAAAAAGTCACCATGATGTGGTTTACCGCAGGCTGGCTGCATCAGTTAGTAGACGAAAACCTAATCTTATTCAAAAACTTAAAAACAATACTATGCGGAGGAGATGTTTTATCTCCACATCATATTACGAAACTGAAAAGTACTTATCCTGAATTAGTAGTCGTCAATGGTTATGGGCCTACGGAAAACACAACATTTTCGATAACCCATACCATTGACTTACCGATAAAAACATCCGTTTCGATAGGTGTTCCGATAAGTAATAGTACTGTTTACATTATGGATAAAAACCATCAGCTGGTACCTAAAGGAGTCATTGGTGAAATCTGTGTAGGAGGTGACGGTCTGGCAAGAGGTTATCTGAACAATGCCGAACTGACCCATTCAAAGTTTATAACAAACCCTTATAAAACAGAGGAAAGACTCTACAAAACGGGTGATTTAGGCAGGTGGACCCATAACGATACAATTGAGTTTGTAGGCAGAAAAGACAATCAGGTAAAATTACGAGGTTACCGAATCGAACTGGGAGAAATTGAAAATATCTTATGTACCCACAAATTAATATTTTCATCCTTGGTGGTCATCACAGACGGTACGGCAGCGGAAAAAAAATTAATTGCCTATTTGGTTACCGATGAAGATCTTGAAAGTAACACTTTGAAAAACTGGCTCAGAACCCAATTGCCAAAATACATGATCCCCAATCATTTTGTCTTTTTGCGAGAGTTTCCGTTAAACATCAACGGAAAGGTAGACAGAGCTAAACTTCCTGAAATTACCGAGCTGGAAACAGAACGCGCAGCCTATACGGAACCTGTGACACCTACTGAAAAAACACTGGCTAAAATATGGGAAGCTGTTTTAGAAATAGAAAAAATAGGACTCGCAGATAACTTCTTTGATCTGGGCGGACACAGTTTAAAAGCTGTAAAAATGTTCCACCTTATCAACAATCAGTTAGAAGTGAAACTTACCCTATCTGATTTGTTCAACAATCCAACCATAGAGAGTCTGGCGAACGAAATTGACAATGTCATTTGGGCCAATAACGAAGAACTGGAAGATGTCGAAAGCGAAAATATCACCATCTAA